A single genomic interval of Antarcticibacterium arcticum harbors:
- a CDS encoding metal-sensitive transcriptional regulator, whose product MIPRDLSKDIKTRLQSINGQIHGLIKMLDEDINPDKILIQFKAAQKGLDKAHFLLLDETYRKALAIKISETVEACPGDCGNEDRIEFIRKQFPDLELDTLTSKMSEIADLRKRIEGNSQKNE is encoded by the coding sequence ATGATACCACGAGATTTAAGTAAAGACATCAAAACCAGGCTACAGAGCATTAATGGACAGATACATGGTCTCATAAAGATGCTTGATGAAGATATTAACCCCGATAAGATTCTTATTCAGTTTAAAGCGGCACAAAAAGGGCTGGATAAGGCTCATTTTTTATTGTTGGATGAAACTTACCGGAAAGCTTTGGCCATAAAAATTTCTGAAACCGTTGAAGCCTGCCCGGGAGATTGTGGAAATGAAGATCGCATTGAATTTATACGAAAACAATTCCCCGATTTGGAACTGGATACCCTTACTTCCAAAATGAGTGAAATAGCCGATTTACGGAAGCGAATAGAGGGGAATAGCCAAAAGAACGAGTAA
- a CDS encoding GDCCVxC domain-containing (seleno)protein: MNSFITESTITCPSCGHSKQEEMPTDACQFFYECVQCKEVLKPKEGDCCVYCSYGSVACPPVQDNINCC, from the coding sequence ATGAATTCTTTTATAACCGAATCAACAATTACTTGTCCAAGTTGCGGACATTCCAAACAAGAAGAAATGCCAACAGATGCGTGCCAGTTTTTTTATGAATGCGTGCAATGTAAAGAGGTTTTAAAACCCAAAGAGGGAGACTGCTGTGTATACTGCAGTTACGGCTCTGTTGCTTGTCCGCCAGTTCAGGATAATATCAATTGCTGTTAA
- a CDS encoding thioredoxin family protein, whose amino-acid sequence MKRQVEIFTANCPVCDPVVKMVKDLACDNCELTTYDLVKQCDDKSCVSKINEYGIKNLPAIAVDGKLLDCCKGNAITKEKLINAGIGKA is encoded by the coding sequence ATGAAACGTCAAGTAGAAATATTTACGGCCAATTGCCCCGTATGTGATCCAGTTGTAAAAATGGTTAAAGATCTCGCTTGTGATAATTGCGAGCTCACTACTTATGATTTGGTGAAACAATGTGATGATAAGTCCTGTGTTTCCAAGATAAATGAATATGGGATCAAGAATTTACCGGCAATTGCGGTAGATGGAAAATTACTGGATTGCTGCAAAGGCAATGCAATCACAAAAGAAAAACTGATTAATGCCGGGATAGGTAAAGCTTAA
- a CDS encoding dihydrolipoyl dehydrogenase family protein, translated as MKKYDVFVIGSGMAGMNVANKCASKGLRVGITDELPYGGTCALRGCDPKKIMLGPTEAKHLAHNLYEKQISEVPAIYWQEAMKFKQDLVDAMPPKIEKGYEKNKIDTFHESAKFISETQLKVGNETIEAGKIIIATGAKPRKLDIPGEEYAISSTDFLNFKILPSSLLFIGGGYIAFEFAHMAARFGSKVTIIHRGKRPLEKFDPFIVDQLTEATRKLDIQLILNTNVTAIEEANGAFCVTGKGESGEKKWEAAQVINSAGRPPAIFDLDLQKANIAFGKKGVEVNEYLQSTTNPNVYAAGDAADTDGIPLTPVAVMEGHIVASNILKGNTKEPDYTAIPTVVFTLPTMASVGLSEKEATKKGLNFKVNKDRVPDWFTAKRINEKTYAYKTLVEKETGKILGAHLIGPHAEEVINLFALAIKAGFTSKDLKTMILTYPSSGSDVVYMV; from the coding sequence ATGAAAAAGTATGATGTATTTGTAATAGGTTCCGGAATGGCAGGAATGAATGTTGCCAATAAATGTGCTTCTAAAGGCCTTAGGGTAGGAATAACAGATGAATTACCCTATGGTGGTACCTGTGCCCTTCGTGGATGTGACCCAAAAAAGATTATGCTCGGTCCTACTGAAGCAAAACATTTAGCTCATAATTTATACGAAAAGCAAATTTCTGAAGTGCCAGCTATTTATTGGCAGGAAGCAATGAAATTCAAACAGGATTTGGTGGATGCTATGCCGCCTAAAATTGAAAAAGGCTACGAAAAAAACAAAATTGATACTTTTCATGAATCAGCAAAATTTATTTCTGAAACTCAACTGAAGGTAGGAAATGAAACTATAGAAGCCGGAAAGATCATAATAGCCACGGGTGCAAAACCGAGAAAGTTGGATATTCCGGGTGAGGAGTATGCTATTAGCAGTACAGATTTTCTCAATTTCAAAATCCTGCCATCCTCTTTGCTGTTTATTGGCGGTGGGTACATCGCTTTTGAGTTTGCACATATGGCTGCCCGTTTTGGCAGTAAAGTGACCATAATTCACAGGGGGAAAAGGCCACTGGAGAAATTTGATCCTTTTATAGTAGATCAATTAACTGAAGCTACCAGGAAGTTAGACATACAATTAATTCTGAACACCAACGTTACGGCGATTGAAGAGGCGAATGGGGCTTTTTGCGTAACCGGAAAAGGTGAAAGTGGGGAAAAGAAATGGGAGGCTGCGCAGGTGATTAATTCTGCTGGAAGGCCTCCTGCCATTTTTGATTTGGACCTGCAGAAAGCAAATATCGCCTTTGGTAAAAAAGGAGTTGAAGTGAATGAATATTTGCAAAGCACCACCAATCCAAATGTCTATGCTGCCGGGGATGCAGCAGATACAGATGGTATTCCCCTTACACCGGTTGCCGTTATGGAAGGACATATTGTAGCATCCAATATTTTAAAAGGCAACACTAAGGAACCAGATTACACCGCGATTCCCACCGTTGTTTTTACGCTGCCCACAATGGCTTCAGTAGGACTTTCTGAAAAAGAAGCCACTAAAAAAGGTCTAAACTTTAAGGTGAACAAGGATCGTGTTCCCGACTGGTTTACCGCGAAAAGGATCAATGAGAAAACTTATGCCTACAAGACACTCGTCGAGAAAGAAACCGGAAAAATTTTAGGAGCACATCTCATTGGCCCACATGCCGAGGAAGTAATAAATCTATTTGCCCTGGCTATAAAAGCCGGATTTACTTCCAAAGATTTAAAAACCATGATCCTAACCTATCCTTCATCAGGTTCAGATGTTGTATATATGGTATGA
- a CDS encoding ArsR/SmtB family transcription factor, whose translation MKLEITCTRAEANHTQLLNCQATIENLDNGFQQMTKLLSIAGNDVRLKILFLLNMENELCPCDIADILEMSMPAISQHLRKMKDAGFITSRREGQTLYYSLVKSETQILNNIFTSIKSLKKSA comes from the coding sequence ATGAAACTTGAAATAACCTGTACACGCGCTGAAGCTAACCATACACAGCTTTTAAATTGTCAAGCAACAATTGAAAATTTGGACAACGGTTTCCAGCAAATGACAAAACTTCTGTCCATTGCCGGTAATGATGTGCGTTTAAAGATTCTCTTCCTTTTAAATATGGAGAATGAATTATGTCCCTGTGATATAGCAGACATTTTAGAAATGAGTATGCCGGCGATTTCACAACATCTCCGGAAAATGAAAGATGCCGGCTTCATTACCTCCAGAAGGGAGGGACAAACTTTGTATTATTCACTGGTAAAATCTGAAACTCAGATCTTGAATAACATCTTCACTTCAATTAAATCATTAAAAAAATCTGCTTAA
- a CDS encoding heme-binding domain-containing protein — translation MKFLKIIGLVLLVVFVGIQFIPANRNTSDYIPQSDFTEVFEVPENINTILQTSCYDCHSNNTNYPWYNKIQPFTWYLNDHIEKGKEELNFSEFGEYSSRRQSSKLRSISSQVEDGEMPLSSYTLVHWDAKLSAKEKEVFIAWMDSLAMEVR, via the coding sequence ATGAAGTTCCTAAAGATCATTGGCCTGGTTTTATTGGTTGTGTTTGTCGGAATACAATTTATTCCCGCAAACCGAAATACGAGTGATTATATACCACAATCAGATTTCACTGAGGTTTTTGAAGTGCCGGAAAACATTAATACAATCCTGCAAACCTCCTGTTATGACTGCCATAGCAATAACACCAATTATCCCTGGTACAATAAGATCCAACCATTTACCTGGTATTTGAACGACCATATTGAAAAAGGTAAGGAAGAATTGAATTTTAGTGAGTTCGGAGAATATTCTTCCCGGCGGCAAAGCAGCAAATTGCGCTCCATAAGCAGCCAGGTGGAAGATGGGGAAATGCCACTTTCTTCCTATACCCTGGTGCATTGGGATGCGAAACTTTCGGCTAAAGAAAAGGAAGTATTCATTGCCTGGATGGATTCTTTGGCCATGGAAGTAAGGTAA
- the merTP gene encoding mercuric transport protein MerTP — protein sequence MDTTQNKFNKAALGGVVAAIAASLCCIAPVLALVAGTSGMATTFSWMEPFRPYLIALTVLVLGLAWYQKLRYRKEAESDCGCAEDEKQSFFQTKKFLLAVTLFAGLMLAFPTYSEVFYSQPNKEIVYVSQTNIVKEIFVVEGMTCAGCEAPVENKVNKLEGILSVKASYENANTLVEYDKTKVDKAAIITAISSTGYKVVDK from the coding sequence ATGGATACTACTCAAAATAAATTCAATAAAGCTGCTTTAGGCGGAGTAGTAGCAGCTATAGCGGCTTCCTTATGTTGTATTGCCCCGGTTCTTGCTTTAGTCGCGGGCACGAGTGGCATGGCGACTACCTTTTCGTGGATGGAACCTTTCCGGCCGTATTTAATTGCTCTCACGGTGTTAGTTCTGGGCTTGGCCTGGTATCAAAAGTTGAGATATAGAAAAGAAGCTGAAAGTGATTGCGGATGTGCAGAAGATGAAAAACAATCTTTTTTTCAGACAAAGAAGTTTTTACTAGCTGTAACCCTATTTGCAGGGCTTATGCTGGCTTTTCCAACTTACTCCGAGGTATTTTACAGCCAACCTAACAAGGAAATTGTTTATGTCTCACAAACAAATATTGTTAAGGAGATATTTGTTGTAGAAGGAATGACCTGTGCAGGATGTGAAGCACCGGTGGAAAATAAAGTTAATAAACTTGAGGGGATTCTCTCGGTCAAGGCGAGCTATGAAAATGCCAATACGCTAGTTGAATATGACAAAACAAAAGTAGATAAGGCTGCAATTATTACAGCCATAAGCAGTACCGGCTATAAGGTAGTAGATAAGTAA
- a CDS encoding DUF3347 domain-containing protein, which yields MKNLKVNLGIAMLVIASLTAVSCKNNNEEGSVDHSTMDHENMNADSDMMEGGAQPSQDVMGSENEDSQTGRIVNDYLELKDALVADNIKDAAKAGEGLVKAFEEFDMSEYEEGQQQELTEIIEDAKEHAEHITMSDIAHQREHFDILSVDLADMLEITGSPKTLYQQFCPMYNSNKGAIWLSTSEEIRNPYFGQSMLTCGEVQKEI from the coding sequence ATGAAGAATCTAAAAGTAAACTTAGGTATTGCAATGTTAGTAATTGCAAGCCTAACAGCAGTATCCTGTAAAAACAATAATGAAGAAGGGAGCGTTGACCATTCAACCATGGACCATGAAAACATGAACGCAGATTCAGATATGATGGAAGGTGGGGCTCAACCTTCCCAGGATGTAATGGGCAGTGAAAATGAGGATTCACAAACAGGGCGTATCGTTAATGACTATTTGGAATTAAAAGATGCGCTTGTAGCCGATAATATTAAAGATGCAGCAAAAGCCGGTGAAGGCCTGGTAAAAGCTTTTGAAGAGTTTGATATGAGTGAATATGAAGAAGGGCAGCAACAAGAGTTGACGGAAATAATAGAGGATGCCAAAGAACATGCTGAACATATAACCATGAGCGATATAGCTCATCAACGGGAACATTTTGATATCCTTAGCGTTGATCTTGCAGATATGTTGGAAATCACCGGAAGCCCCAAAACTCTTTACCAACAGTTTTGCCCTATGTACAACTCCAACAAAGGTGCAATATGGTTAAGTACCAGTGAAGAAATAAGAAACCCTTATTTTGGGCAAAGTATGCTTACCTGTGGAGAGGTCCAGAAAGAAATTTAG
- a CDS encoding HYC_CC_PP family protein, whose product MKKAFHNIVSVSMALLVLFSTSSFTVDKHFCGSILMDMAIFSEAESCGMEMHEHSDTTEDSVDQEFCCENQKIAIEGQDELKASYNSLDFDQQLFLATFTYSYINLFKGLPLQASPYKNYTPPLLVSDIQVLDQVFLI is encoded by the coding sequence ATGAAAAAAGCTTTTCATAATATTGTTTCTGTAAGTATGGCACTTTTGGTGTTGTTCTCTACCTCTTCCTTTACGGTGGACAAACATTTTTGTGGAAGTATATTAATGGATATGGCTATATTTTCTGAGGCCGAAAGTTGCGGAATGGAAATGCACGAACATTCCGATACAACTGAGGATTCTGTAGATCAGGAATTTTGCTGTGAAAATCAAAAAATAGCGATTGAAGGACAGGATGAATTAAAAGCTTCTTATAATTCGCTTGATTTTGACCAACAGCTCTTTCTTGCCACTTTTACCTATTCTTATATTAATCTTTTTAAAGGCCTTCCCTTACAGGCAAGTCCTTATAAAAATTACACCCCACCCTTACTGGTTTCCGATATTCAGGTGCTGGACCAGGTTTTTCTTATTTGA
- a CDS encoding multicopper oxidase domain-containing protein — MKKLGALIGFIGITWGMFPQQQQQSVEGNVDNLPVREYNITIDQEEVKIGGKKKMGMTINGSIPGPTLRFTEGEYAVIHVKNEMDVETSVHWHGLLLPNFFDGVPYLTTPPIEPGETFTYEFALKQAGTYWYHSHTALQEQNGVYGSFVIEDPEEDLDYDSELVLVLADWTFEKPKNVLKTLKRGNEWYGIKKNTVAPLNRVIARGALGAQLKFWKQRMEGMDISDVYYPAFITNGATSQEYPEFEPGERVRLRIINAAASTQFWLTFGGETPLLVAADGLDVVPVEHNKTFIAVAETYDFIVTIPESGKLEARATAQDGTGQTSAFLGQGPVVSAPNVPKPDLIGMMKQMADMDMKMGAPAMKFNPGKETPHETAEKYGMQMDGMEGMDHGKMDGMDQEGMNHDMNEMDEMKKSKDTMMVDHDNMNGEEMENMKMNKDAEEEMDHDMGDDGEMEMDQEMDMQGGMFSEFNYDYLKAPEQTDFSEEKPVKEILLNLTGNMERYVWSLNGVPLSEGDKIKIKQGEVTRITLNNLTMMHHPMHLHGHFFRVINEHGEYSPLKHTVNVAPMQKVVIEFDANEYGDWFFHCHILYHLDSGMARIFSYDTPRDERLEDHPLKILTNTSNHFFTWGMVDVASHMTEINLVSSNIRNQFTLTGEYGWNQNMEAELTYERYLNDWFRVFGGVNVENESTNSLDEIATTAIAGIRYFTPYRFNLDVRMDNKLRPTISLSREILVFRRIAVFAEYEFQADFGWVNELPEGENFKKEEVLTVGAEYFLAKNFSIMGSYDNRFGAGGGLSIRF; from the coding sequence ATGAAAAAACTCGGCGCTTTAATAGGATTTATAGGAATTACATGGGGAATGTTTCCCCAGCAGCAACAACAATCTGTTGAAGGAAATGTTGATAATCTACCGGTAAGGGAATATAACATAACCATAGATCAGGAGGAAGTAAAAATAGGCGGAAAGAAGAAAATGGGAATGACCATTAACGGCAGTATTCCAGGTCCTACCTTAAGGTTTACAGAAGGAGAGTATGCTGTAATTCACGTTAAAAATGAAATGGATGTGGAAACCTCTGTGCATTGGCACGGCCTACTGCTTCCCAATTTTTTTGACGGGGTTCCCTATCTCACAACTCCTCCTATAGAACCGGGAGAAACTTTTACTTATGAATTTGCTTTAAAGCAAGCAGGAACCTACTGGTACCATTCCCACACCGCATTACAGGAACAGAATGGAGTGTATGGTTCATTTGTTATTGAAGACCCGGAAGAGGATCTTGATTATGATTCAGAGCTCGTCCTCGTCCTGGCAGACTGGACATTTGAAAAACCTAAAAACGTCCTAAAAACCCTTAAACGAGGCAATGAGTGGTATGGGATCAAGAAAAATACCGTTGCTCCCCTTAACAGGGTGATAGCACGGGGAGCATTGGGAGCCCAGTTAAAATTTTGGAAACAGCGCATGGAAGGGATGGATATTTCAGATGTGTATTATCCTGCCTTCATTACTAATGGAGCGACGAGCCAGGAATATCCAGAGTTTGAACCGGGAGAAAGGGTAAGATTAAGAATTATTAATGCAGCTGCCTCTACCCAGTTTTGGCTGACATTTGGAGGGGAAACCCCATTATTGGTAGCTGCAGACGGACTGGACGTAGTACCTGTAGAACATAACAAAACGTTTATTGCCGTAGCTGAAACTTACGACTTTATTGTAACCATTCCAGAGAGCGGAAAACTGGAAGCTCGGGCTACTGCGCAAGACGGTACCGGCCAAACCTCGGCATTCCTTGGCCAGGGGCCAGTTGTAAGTGCACCAAATGTGCCCAAACCAGACCTAATTGGGATGATGAAACAAATGGCAGACATGGACATGAAAATGGGGGCCCCTGCAATGAAATTTAACCCGGGTAAAGAAACACCGCACGAAACGGCAGAAAAATACGGTATGCAAATGGACGGAATGGAAGGTATGGACCACGGTAAAATGGACGGAATGGATCAGGAAGGAATGAACCACGATATGAATGAGATGGATGAAATGAAAAAATCCAAAGACACGATGATGGTGGACCACGATAATATGAATGGGGAGGAGATGGAAAACATGAAGATGAATAAAGATGCTGAAGAAGAAATGGATCACGATATGGGCGATGATGGGGAAATGGAGATGGATCAGGAAATGGACATGCAAGGCGGCATGTTTTCCGAATTTAATTATGATTACCTGAAAGCCCCTGAACAAACAGATTTTTCTGAAGAGAAACCCGTTAAGGAGATCCTCCTGAATTTAACCGGTAATATGGAGCGTTATGTATGGAGTTTAAATGGTGTCCCCCTGTCTGAAGGCGATAAAATAAAAATAAAACAGGGAGAGGTGACCCGTATAACCCTGAACAACCTTACAATGATGCACCATCCCATGCATTTACATGGCCATTTTTTTCGGGTCATAAATGAACACGGTGAATACTCGCCGTTAAAACACACGGTGAATGTGGCACCTATGCAAAAAGTGGTGATTGAATTTGATGCCAATGAATATGGCGACTGGTTCTTTCATTGTCATATTCTGTACCATTTGGATTCTGGTATGGCACGTATTTTTAGTTACGATACCCCCAGGGATGAACGCCTGGAAGATCATCCCCTCAAGATCCTCACCAATACGAGCAATCACTTTTTTACCTGGGGAATGGTGGATGTCGCTTCCCATATGACGGAAATTAACCTGGTTTCATCCAACATCAGGAACCAGTTCACACTAACCGGAGAATATGGCTGGAACCAAAACATGGAGGCAGAACTTACTTATGAACGCTATTTAAACGACTGGTTTCGCGTTTTTGGTGGTGTAAATGTAGAAAACGAAAGTACCAATAGTCTGGATGAAATTGCTACTACCGCCATAGCAGGGATACGGTATTTTACCCCCTACAGGTTCAATTTGGATGTGCGCATGGACAACAAACTGCGGCCAACAATAAGCCTGAGCAGGGAAATCCTGGTCTTTCGCAGGATCGCAGTCTTTGCAGAATATGAATTCCAGGCCGACTTTGGATGGGTAAACGAACTTCCTGAAGGAGAAAACTTTAAAAAAGAAGAAGTCCTCACAGTGGGGGCCGAATATTTCCTGGCAAAAAACTTTTCAATTATGGGAAGCTATGACAACAGGTTTGGGGCCGGGGGTGGACTTAGCATAAGGTTTTAA